CTTATGGGTTTCTTTCTGGCCTGATTGTGGGAAAAAACAGCTTTTTCCCGTCATCGCTGCTGAACTATTCGTCCTTCATGGATACGGTGGGCATTCCCGTCCAGGTCTTTCGCGCCGTCTGCGCTGTGATGATCGCGTACAACATGACCCGAATTCTGAAAATATTCGACTGGGAAACCAGAGAGAGCTTACGGGAAGCCCGGGACTCCCTGGAGATCCGCATCAGGGAAAGGACGGAAGAACTCGAGGAATCCAATAAGGCGCTAAAGATGGAGATGGCCGAGCGCAGGCTGACCGAAGAAAGGGTCAAGAAATCTGAAGATTTTATCAAAAACATCCTCGAGAGCGTGGACCAGGGGTTCGTCGTGATCGACCCTGAATACAGAATCGTCACCGCGAATAAGGCCTATTGCAGACAGATGAAGCGGTCAGTGGAGGAGATGATCGGCAGACACTGTTATGAGGTATCGCACCGTATCGACAGGCCATGCTACGAAAATGGAGAAACGTGCACGGCAAGGAGCGTCTTTGACACGGGAGAGTCTCATTCGGCCGTTCATACCCACCATGATAAAGACGGTAGACCCGTTTATGTTGAAACAGCCTCTTATCCCATGAAAGATAAGTCCGGAAGAACCGTATCGGTCATCGAAACCCTTTCCGACATCACCGAGAAAAGAAAACTTGAAGAAGAGCTCCTTCAGGCGCAGAAGATGGAATCCATCGGCCGTTTTGCCGGCGGGGTGGCCCATGATTTCAACAACATCCTGTCGGCGATTCTCGGCTACAGCGATCTGGCGCTGAGCGATCTTCCCGGAGACCACCCGCTGGCCGAGACCCTTGGAATCATCAAGGATTCCGCTGTAAAAGCGGCGGCGCTTACAGGACAGATTCTGGCCTTCAGCCGAAAGCAGGTGCTCGACAAGAAAGCGGTCAGCATGAATACCCTCATCGAAAACACGGCCAAGATGCTCCGCAGGATGATCGGCGAGGACATTGTGCTTGAGCTCAAACTCAAGTCCCCGATCATGAATATCACGGCTGATCCCAACTCCATGGAACAGGTCCTGATGAACCTTGCGGTCAATGCACGGGACGCCATGCCGTCAGGGGGCCGTCTCATGATTGAGACGGAGGATGTCATACTGAATGAAGACGATTCAGATCGGGGAGATGGGATCAAACCGGGCGCATACGTGATGCTCTCCATAACCGATACGGGGGAAGGGATGAGTCCTGATGTCCAGAAAAAGATATTCGAGCCCTTCTTTACGACCAAGGAAAAAGGCAAAGGAACCGGCCTTGGACTGGCCATGATCTACGGCATCGTGAAACAGCATAACGGACATATTTCCGTATACAGCGAACCCGGAAATGGAACAACCTTCAAGATCTATCTGCCGGTTTCGGAGGAGGATGTCATAGAGGAAGATCCGAATCCATCGGACGAAATACCCCGCGGGAAAGAGACCATCATGATCGTGGATGATGACGCATCGGTTCGAAGGCTGGTGGTGGACATGCTTGAACCGCTGGGCTATCGGCTCTTCGGCGCCTCAAGCGGATCTGAGGCCATGCAAATCCTGAATACCTTTGCAGGGGATATTGACCTTTTGCTGACGGATGTCATCATGCCCGGTATGAACGGTAAACAACTGGCCGATGCCTTCCGATCCATGCATCCCGGGGCCAAGGTGATCTTCATGTCGGGTTACACGGCAGAAATGATTGACCGTCACGGGGCATTCCCCCCGGGAGTCGCACTGTTTCAAAAACCCCTGACCATGAAAAAACTGGCGAAAAAACTAAGAGAGATTCTGGATCAGGAAACCACGAAAGCAAAACATTAAACAACCTGCATCCGGCCCCATTCATTTTAACCTGAAATGATTTCGTAAAAACACAGAAGACCTCTTTTTCCTTGACATAAACAAATGAAATTCAGTAACATTACAAAGTTTTAAATGCATTAGGAATGTTTTTACATGAAAATAGCCATCGGCGCCGATCACGGCGGTTTTGAGTTGAAAAAAACCCTCCTGGAGACCCTGAGAGGACTCGGGTATCCTGTGACGGATTTCGGGTGTCACAGCACGGAGTCCGTGGACTACCCGGATTTTGCCGAAAAGGTGGCTCGGGGCGTCTCCGAAGGGCTCTTTGACCGGGGAATCCTGATCTGCGGGACCGGCATCGGGATGTCCATCGCCGCGAACAAGTTCCCGAATGTCCGGTGCGCCCTCTGCCATAATCTCTATACGGCCCGCCTCTCCAGAGAACATAACGATGCCAACATTCTCGCCATGGGTGAACGGGTGATCGGGGCCGGGATCGCAAGAGAAATGGTCAAGATCTTCCTGGAGACGGCGTTTGAAGGGGGGAGACATATGAGACGCGTGGATAAAATCAAGGCCTTGGATAAATATTCGGAGAGATCGTGTCCTTAGATTTTCTACGGGAAGCGGATCCTGAAGTGGCGGATGCCCTGCAAAACGAGGCGATCCGGGAGAATGAACAGATCGTCCTGATCGCCTCGGAGAACTATGTCAGTGAAAACGTGCTTTCCGTTCAGGGCTCGATCATGACCAACAAGTATGCCGAAGGCTATCCCGGAAAGCGGTACTACGGCGGCTGTGATTACGTGGATCGTGTGGAAGATCTGGCCAGGGAACGAGCCAAAGAGATCTTCGGCGCCGAGCATGCGAATGTCCAGCCCCATTCGGGGACATCGGCCAACCTGGCCGTTTATCTCACCGTATTGAAACCGGGCGACAGAATTCTCGGGATGTCGCTCGCCCACGGCGGCCACCTGAGCCACGGCGCCGCGGTCAATGTTTCCGGACAGCTTTACGAGCCCTTCACCTACGGGGTTTCCAGGGAGACGGGCCGGATCGACTACGATGAACTCAGACAGATCGCACGTTCCTTCAAGCCGAAGATGATCGTGGCCGGGGCATCGGCCTATTCCAGGACCATCGACTTTGAAAAGTTCCGAGAGATCGCAGACGAGGTCGGCGCCTACCTGATGGCGGATATCGCCCATATCGCCGGACTCATCGCCGCAGGTCTGCATCCCAACCCCGCACCCTATGCGGATTTCGTCACCAGCACCACCCATAAGACCCTGCGCGGCCCGAGGGGCGGGCTGATCCTCTGCAAAGAGCGGTATGCCAAATCCATAGACCGGATGATCTTCCCGGGACTTCAGGGCGGCCCCCTCATGCATATCATCGCCGCCAAGGCCGTGGCCTTCAAGGAGGCCATGACACCCGCCTTCAAAGAGTACCAGGCACAGATCATCCGGAATGCAAAGGCCATGGCATCGGAATTCACGGAAAAGGGATACCGGATCGTCTCAGGAGGCACGGACAACCATCTGATGCTTGTGGACTTGAGCGGCAACGGGATGACCGGAGACCGGGCGGAGAAGGTCCTCGACCGGACGGGGATCTCCCTGAATAAAAACGTGATCCCCTTCGACACGGCCCCGCCGGCGGTCACCAGCGGGATCCGGGTCGGCGCCCCCATCATCACCACCCGGGGGATGAAGGAAAATGAGGCCCGTCAAATCGTGGGATTCATCGACCGGGTCCTTAAGAACATGGATCATGAAAAAGTTTTGAAGGAGGTTCATGAGGATGTCAGACAGCTCTGCAAGAAGTTCCCTGTCTATAGCGGCAGACTCAATTAGCGGTCTATCCGCCGCCGGGAGGAGCCGGATCATGAAACGCCCGTCCTGGGAAGAGTATTTTATGGACATCACCCACATGGTCAAGAGCCGCTCGACCTGCCTTCGAAGGCATATCGGGGCCGTCATCGTGAAGGATAAGAATATCCTGGCCACCGGCTATAACGGCGCGCCGTCCGGGACTCGGCACTGCCTGGATATCGGCTGCCTCAGGGAAAAAATGAACATTCCCTCCGGGGAGCGGCACGAACTCTGCAGGGCCCTGCATGCGGAACAGAACGCCATTATCCAGGCCGCGAAGCACGGGGTCAGCATCGACGGGGCCGACTTGTACTGCACAAACCTCCCCTGTCTCATCTGCTCCAAGATGATCATCAATGCAGGGATCAGGAGAATCTTTTACGAAGGGGACTACCCGGATCCTCTGTCCAGGGAAATGCTCATGGAAGCCGGAGTGGAATTAATTCAATGTCAGGAGAGCGGCACGGAATAAAATTGAGAGACGAAACCACAGAGTGCACAGAGCAATACTCTGTGTTCTCTGTGGTTAGATTTTAACAATACGAAAACGACCCCAAGGAGGCCTCTATGAAATGTCCTTTTTGCGGCCATGTGGAAGACAAGGTCGTGGACTCGAGACTGAGGCGTGAAGGGGATGCAATCCGGCGGCGGAGGGAGTGCCTTTCCTGCCGGCGGCGATTCACCACCCATGAACGGGTGGAGGACATCCTCCCCATGGTGATCAAGAAAGACAACCGGCGGGAGCCCTTCGACCGGAAAAAGATCATGGACGGCATGGTCAGGGCCTGCGAAAAACGCAGCGTGAGCATGGATACCATCGAGGCCATCGTGGACCGGATTGAGCGGAAATTCCAGGACAGGATGGAAAAAGAGATCCGGAGTGAGGAGATCGGTGAAGAAGTCATGAGAGCGCTCCATGAAACCGATGACGTGGCCTATGTGCGGTTTGCATCCGTCTATCGCTCGTTCAAGGACCTGAATGACTTTATGAATGAGCTGGAAGAAATCCTGAAGCTCCGGGAGCAGGGAAAAACCAAGACCGTGGACAACAAAGAGGCCGTGCCTTGAACTGGATTGGAGAGGCCTGATCCACAGGGTTGAAGAGAGAGTTCTTTCGTGAAAACATTAACCTTTCCTGCCGGGGGAATACACCCCCCTGAAGAAAAGCGCTATACGGAACACAAGGCTATCGAGGATGCGCCCCTTCCCCGCCGGGCCGTGGTCCCCATGCAGCAGCATATCGGGGCCCCCTGTGTGCCCTTGGTCAAGGCCAAGGACCAGGTCCTCAAGGGACAGCGGATCGGCGAGCCCAAGGGATTTGTCTCCGCGCCGGTCCATGCCCCTGTCTCCGGCACGGTGACCGCCGTCACCGAAATGCCGCATCCCATCGGACGGGAGGTTCTCTCCGTGGTCATCGAATCAGACGGAGAAGACCGCTGGGTCCCGGGGATCACCGAAACCACGGATTTCCTCTCCCTCACACCCGATCAGTTGAAGACCAGGATCTTCGAAGCCGGGATCGTGGGCATGGGCGGAGCCACATTCCCCACGCACGTGAAGCTCTCTCCGCCCAAGGAGAAACCCATTGACGCCGTGATCGTCAACGGCGTGGAATGCGAACCCTTTCTCACGGCCGACCACCGGCTGATGCTCGAATATCCCGAGGAGATCCTGGGGGGATTGCGCATCCTGATGGCCGTCCTTGGAGTCAAGAAGGGGTTCATCGGAATTGAATCGAACAAACCGGATGCGATAGAGAAATTTGAAAAGATCACGGCTTCTATTGAAGCGATCCAGGTCTGCCCCCTGAAGGTCAAGTATCCCCAGGGAGCCGAGAAACAGTTGATCAAGGCCGTGCTCGGGAGAGAGGTCCCCTCCGGAGGTCTCCCCATGGACGTGGGTGTGGTGGTCCACAATGTGGGGACCGCAGCGGCCGTCTATAGGGCGGTCCGGTTCGGGGTTCCCATGATCGAACGGATCACTACGGTCTCCGGGCCCGGAATCAACAGCCCAAAAAATCTGCGGGTGAGGATCGGGACCCCCTTCTCGGATATCATGGCGTTCTGCGGCGGGATCAAGGGGAAGGCCGGAAAGGTCCTTGCCGGAGGCCCCATGATGGGGATCGCGCAATATACCCTGGACGTCCCTGTCATCAAGGGGACATCCGGTATCCTGGTCTTCCGTGAAGAGGACCTCAGTCTCTCGGATTCCAACACCTGCATACGCTGCGGGAGATGCCTGGAGGCATGCCCCATGCAGATCAACCCGAGCCTCCTGGGAATCTATGTGGAGGCCGGAGAAATGAATGAGCTTGAGATCCATCACGTGCTCGACTGCATTGAATGCGGTTGCTGCGCCTTTGTCTGTCCTGCCAGGCGGCCCTTGGTTCATCTGCTTCGCTACGGCAAGACCGAGGTTCTGGCCGGAAAGAAAAAATAGGGGATGAAAATCGGCCTTAACCGGACAGGCCCCCAACGCGGACAGGAAAACACAAATCCATGGAAGAGAACACACAAGAACCGACAAGCGGACAAGAGGCAAAAAAAACAGAAGGAAAAAAATCTGCGGATAAGGTCCCGAAAAAACCCGAGGCTCCGGCCGAGCCCATGGTCCTTGCCTCCTCTCCTCACATCACAAGCGGCGAGACCATTCCATACCTGATGACCCAGGTCATCCTGGCCCTGATCCCCGGGCTCCTCGTTGGAATTTATTTCTTCGGCATGGATGCGCTCCGGGTGCTGGCCATCACCACGGCCTCGGCTGTGGGCTTTGAGGCCCTGATCCAGCGGCTCATGAAGAAGAAAATCACGATTAGGGACCGAAGCGCCGCAGTCACCGGGATCCTCCTTGCGATGAACCTCCCGTCCGGCGCCCCGTGGTGGCTCTGCATGATCGGAAGCGCCTTCGCCATCCTGATCTGCAAGCATCTCTACGGCGGACTCGGCTACAATCCCTTCAACCCGGCCTTGGCGGCCCGTGTCTTTCTCCTCATCTCCTGGCCTATTCAGATGACCCGATGGCCCGTTCCTCACCCTGCATTCGAACACGCGGTTGACGCTGTGACCGGGGCCACCCCTCTGGGAAGAATGAAGGAATCTCTGCTCATGCACGGGAACCTCTCCGGCATAGCCGACATCCCATGGATGGATCCCTTCCTGGGGTACGTGGGGGGAAGCCTCGGGGAAATTTCGGCCCTGGCCTTGATCGTCGGGGGCCTTTACCTGATCGCAAGGCGCGTGATCACCTGGCACATCCCGGCCGGCTTCCTGGGCACGGTGGCCGTCACCGCCGCAATATTTCATCAGATCGACCCGGCAAGGTACGCCTCTCCGCTGTTTCATCTCGTAACCGGAGGGCTGATCCTGGGCGCCTTCTTTATGGCCACGGACCTGGTCACCAGCCCTGTGACGCGCCGGGGGATGGTGATCTTCGGCATCGGATGCGGCCTGATCACCATGATGATCCGGTACTGGGGCGGGTATCCCGAGGGGGTCTCTTTCTCCATCCTCCTCATGAATGCCGCGACCCCTCTGATCGACCGATGGGTGAAACCGAGGATATTCGGAACCGTCCGTGGAAAAAAGGCCCGGGAATAGGTCATTAAAAACGGATCATCTCCAAAAGAGCGGATGAAAACATCAGGACTCAAATCCCGGGGTCCCGAATAAGCAAAAGGGAAGAGACGATGCGCAATGAGATGTTCAAGATGGTTCTGGTTCTGACCCTTTTCTGCGTGGTGGCTGCCGGCCTTCTGGCCAAGGTCAATGACATCACCAGGGCGCCCATTGCCGAGGCCAAGGCCGAGGAGACGCGGCAGGCCCTCCGCGGTGTGCTCCCTCCCTTTGACAACAAGGTCGACGAAGAATTTGTTGAAAAGAAGATCGGCATAGACAAGAAAGGAAACGATGTCATGACAAAGGTCTATACCGCCAAACAGCAAGGAAAGATCATCGGAAGGGCCTTTGTGGTGGTAGCGCACGACGGCTATGGCGGAGATATTGAAATCATGATGGGCGTCAGCCCGGAAGGAAAGATCACCGGTATCGAGATTCTCAGCCTGAGTGAAACCCCCGGCCTGGGCGCCAAGATTGCAAGTGTTGAGACCTGGCCAGGGAGGGGAAGCGGCCCCGGAGGACTGATAGGCAAGTCCCTGGAAAATAACCTGAAGGTCAAAAAAGACGGCGGTGAGATCGATCAGATCACCGGGGCCACCATCTCGCCGAGGGCCGTGGTCAGCGCGGTAAAAAAAGGGCTTGAATTTCACAAACATGAGTTTCAGGGATAAGCCCTGGTTCCGGCAAGAGATGAAACCACAGCTCTGTGGTTAGGTTTTTAAAACACACCTGCTGAGGGAAAAGAGGAGACCATGAAACTGATTCAGGAATTCACCAAAGGACTCTGGAAGGAAAATCCGATTCTCAGGCTGGTGCTCGGGACATGCCCCACCCTGGCAACCACCACCAGCGCGTTGAACGGCATGGGCATGGGGCTCGCAACTCTTGCGGTGCTCATCGGTTCGAACATGGCTGTGGCCCTCTTGAGAAATTTTATTCCCAGCAAAGTACGGATCCCCGCCTTTATCGTGCTGATCGCCACCTTTGTGACCGTGGTGGACCTTCTCATGAACGCCTTCAGCCATAACCTGCATAAGTCTCTGGGTCTCTTTATCCCTCTGATTGTGGTCAACTGCATCATCCTCGGCCGAGCGGAAGCCTTTGCGTCCAGAAACACCGTCCTCTACTCGATGATCGACGGTCTCGGCATGGGACTCGGCTTCACCCTGGCCCTGACGACCTTGGGAAGCATCCGGGAGATCCTGGGGAACGGGACCCTCTTCGGCATGGTCCTCTTCGGCAAGGGGTATCTCCCCATGATCGTGATGATCCTTCCTCCCGGCGCATTCCTCATGCTCGGCTTTATGATGGCCGCTATGAACTGGATGGAAGACCGGTTGAAGATCCGATAGTTTGTCTTTTGCCGGAAACAATTTTTTATACGGGGGAACATGATGGCCAAATTAAGGATCCGGAAAATTTCTTACCTGCTGCTGTGGTTTTTCATCCTGACGTCGGCGGCCTGCGGCAGTCTGGAACAGAGAAGAAACAAATATCTGGAACAGGGGAAGAAGTATTACGCGGAAGAAAAATACAAGGAGGCGCTGATTGAATTCAAAAATACCGTACAGATCGATCAGAAATATGCGGAGGGATATTACCAGTTGGGACTCACCTATCTCAAGCTCCAGGATATCAACAATGCCTATGGGAGTCTGATGAAGACCGTGGAACTGGATCCGAATCACCTCAAGGCGCAGCTTGCCGTCGGAGAGATCCTGCTTCTCGCACGACAGCCCGACCAGGCCCTGGAGAAGGCTGACCTGATTCTGGGGAAAGATCCGGAAAACCAAGAGGCCCTTCAATTAAAAGGGAATTGTCTGCTGATCAAAAAAGATCTGGACGGCGCCATGGAACAGGCCAGGAAAGTCCTCGTGAAGAAGCCGGATTCTGTGGACGTCAGGATCTTTATGGCGCAGATCTACGACATGAAAAAAGAAATTGCGGAAGCGGAAAAGGTCCTGCTCGAAGCCCTGAATATGGATAAAAAGAATATCAAGACCTATACCACCCTTGCACGGTTTTACCAGGCCCATGAGAACCCGGACAAGGCCGAAGAAGCCCTGAAGCAGGCCATGGAGATTGAACCGAAAAACAGCGGCCTGGTTCTGTCCCTTGCCGAGCTTTACCTTGTCCAAGGCAAGAAAAAAGAGGCCGAGGCCGTCCTCCTGCAGGGGACCGAACGGTTTCCGGAGACCATGGATTTCCGTGCCGGCCTGGTCAAGTACTACCTGTCCGGAGGAAACAAGGAGGAAGCCGAAGGGATCATTGCAAAACTGGTCAAAGACTATCCGCAGGATCTCCAGAAAAAGATTCTTGCAGGAGACCTCTATCTCCTCATCAACCAGCCTGACAAAGCCATGGAAACCTATCAGGCCTGCCTGAAGATCGACCCGGAGTCCCTCGAACCCAAACGGAGGCTCGCCGCACTGGCTATCGAAAAAAAGGAGCTTGACAAGGCCTCCGGATACATCAACGAAATCTTAAAGAAGAATCCCAAGGATACACAGGCCCATTACCTTAACGCACGCCTCAGCATGGAGAAGAATGACCCCAAGGCGGCCATTGACGAATACCGGGTCGTGCTCAAGGACCAGCCGGATAACGCCGAGGTCCATGTCCTGCTCGGCCTGGCGCATCTGGCCAATAACGAGACCCTCCTTGGGGAGGAATCCATCAAGAAAGCCCTTCAGATCAATCCAGGGATGGTCAAGGCCCGCATGGCCCTGGCCGGCGTTTACCTCAAAGAAAAGAAATACCAGGAGACCAAGGACCTGATGAAGGAACTGCTGGATAAGGAGCCGAAGTTCTTCGAGGCCTACCCAGTCCTGGAAGAGGCCTGCCGGATGACCGGGGATGCGGATGGGGCGGAGGCTGCGGCCCAGAAGATGATTGATCTGAAGCCTGAACTGCCGGACGGATATTTCAGACGCGGGTTCATCTACCAGGCGCTGAACAAGGACGACCTCGCCCTCAAGGATTACGAAAAGGCGGTTTCCATCAATCCGAACCTCGCCGACGTCATGAAACAGATTCTCTCCGTCTATGTGAAAAAGAAGGACGTGGACGGCGCCATTGCCCGGATACAAACCCAGATCAAGCGCTCGCCCGAGAACCCGTTCTTCTACGAAGCGCTGGCGCAGGTCTACCTCCTGAAACAGGATAGTACCGCGGCTGAAAAAAACCTCAAAAAGGCTTTGGAGATCAACCCCGGCCACGTGACCGCCCTCTTGACCTTGGGGGACTTGGCCTTGCAGTCCGGCAGCCAGGACCAGGCCATGGCGTATTATAAAAACGCGGCGGAAAAGAATCCGAAGTTTACAGAGGCCCTCTTCCGTATCGCCTCGCTCCAGGAACGCAGCGGAAAATACCAGGATGCCATTCAAAGCTATGAGAAGATCCTTGAGATCAGCCCGAAGAATCCTGTTGTTTCCAACAACCTCGCGTTTCTTTATGTGGAGTATGGAAACAACATGGACCGCGCCTTGACACTGGCGCAGGACGCCATGGAGAAGAGCCCGGAGAACCCCTACATCAAGGACACCCTCGGCTGGGTCTATTATAAAAAGGGCCTTTATGACAAGGCCGTCAATCTGTTTGAAGAGAGCATCGAAAAAGCAGGCAAAGAACCGAGGATCTATTATCACCTCGGCCTGGCCCATCTGAAACAGGGGAACAAAGAGAAGTCAAAAGAGGCCTTTAAAAAGGCCCTTGATCTCGGAACGGACTTTCCTGAAAAGAAAGAGGTTGAAAAGACGCTCAAAGAGATGGGATAGCGGGATTTTGGGGAAAACAGAAGGGTTCGAGGGTTCAAGGATTCCAGGGGCCAAGTGAAATGCTAAAAACATAAGGGGCCGAGGGTCATAGGGGTCAAGGGTTCAAGGGTTTTTCTCTGGAGATTTTGCTTTCTTTGAAGTATTTCACTTGACCCCTCGAACCCTGGAATCCTCGAACCCTTTTTACCTCCTCTTAACCTGAGGATATCTTAAGGCTTCAGTCCCAGCGCCGACTCCGCTGTC
This is a stretch of genomic DNA from Nitrospirae bacterium CG2_30_53_67. It encodes these proteins:
- a CDS encoding ribose 5-phosphate isomerase B, producing the protein MKIAIGADHGGFELKKTLLETLRGLGYPVTDFGCHSTESVDYPDFAEKVARGVSEGLFDRGILICGTGIGMSIAANKFPNVRCALCHNLYTARLSREHNDANILAMGERVIGAGIAREMVKIFLETAFEGGRHMRRVDKIKALDKYSERSCP
- a CDS encoding serine hydroxymethyltransferase (catalyzes the reaction of glycine with 5,10-methylenetetrahydrofolate to form L-serine and tetrahydrofolate) yields the protein MSLDFLREADPEVADALQNEAIRENEQIVLIASENYVSENVLSVQGSIMTNKYAEGYPGKRYYGGCDYVDRVEDLARERAKEIFGAEHANVQPHSGTSANLAVYLTVLKPGDRILGMSLAHGGHLSHGAAVNVSGQLYEPFTYGVSRETGRIDYDELRQIARSFKPKMIVAGASAYSRTIDFEKFREIADEVGAYLMADIAHIAGLIAAGLHPNPAPYADFVTSTTHKTLRGPRGGLILCKERYAKSIDRMIFPGLQGGPLMHIIAAKAVAFKEAMTPAFKEYQAQIIRNAKAMASEFTEKGYRIVSGGTDNHLMLVDLSGNGMTGDRAEKVLDRTGISLNKNVIPFDTAPPAVTSGIRVGAPIITTRGMKENEARQIVGFIDRVLKNMDHEKVLKEVHEDVRQLCKKFPVYSGRLN
- a CDS encoding cytidine deaminase, with product MKRPSWEEYFMDITHMVKSRSTCLRRHIGAVIVKDKNILATGYNGAPSGTRHCLDIGCLREKMNIPSGERHELCRALHAEQNAIIQAAKHGVSIDGADLYCTNLPCLICSKMIINAGIRRIFYEGDYPDPLSREMLMEAGVELIQCQESGTE
- a CDS encoding transcriptional regulator NrdR — its product is MKCPFCGHVEDKVVDSRLRREGDAIRRRRECLSCRRRFTTHERVEDILPMVIKKDNRREPFDRKKIMDGMVRACEKRSVSMDTIEAIVDRIERKFQDRMEKEIRSEEIGEEVMRALHETDDVAYVRFASVYRSFKDLNDFMNELEEILKLREQGKTKTVDNKEAVP
- a CDS encoding electron transporter RnfC, which produces MKTLTFPAGGIHPPEEKRYTEHKAIEDAPLPRRAVVPMQQHIGAPCVPLVKAKDQVLKGQRIGEPKGFVSAPVHAPVSGTVTAVTEMPHPIGREVLSVVIESDGEDRWVPGITETTDFLSLTPDQLKTRIFEAGIVGMGGATFPTHVKLSPPKEKPIDAVIVNGVECEPFLTADHRLMLEYPEEILGGLRILMAVLGVKKGFIGIESNKPDAIEKFEKITASIEAIQVCPLKVKYPQGAEKQLIKAVLGREVPSGGLPMDVGVVVHNVGTAAAVYRAVRFGVPMIERITTVSGPGINSPKNLRVRIGTPFSDIMAFCGGIKGKAGKVLAGGPMMGIAQYTLDVPVIKGTSGILVFREEDLSLSDSNTCIRCGRCLEACPMQINPSLLGIYVEAGEMNELEIHHVLDCIECGCCAFVCPARRPLVHLLRYGKTEVLAGKKK
- a CDS encoding electron transporter RnfD translates to MVLASSPHITSGETIPYLMTQVILALIPGLLVGIYFFGMDALRVLAITTASAVGFEALIQRLMKKKITIRDRSAAVTGILLAMNLPSGAPWWLCMIGSAFAILICKHLYGGLGYNPFNPALAARVFLLISWPIQMTRWPVPHPAFEHAVDAVTGATPLGRMKESLLMHGNLSGIADIPWMDPFLGYVGGSLGEISALALIVGGLYLIARRVITWHIPAGFLGTVAVTAAIFHQIDPARYASPLFHLVTGGLILGAFFMATDLVTSPVTRRGMVIFGIGCGLITMMIRYWGGYPEGVSFSILLMNAATPLIDRWVKPRIFGTVRGKKARE
- a CDS encoding electron transport complex subunit RsxE; protein product: MKLIQEFTKGLWKENPILRLVLGTCPTLATTTSALNGMGMGLATLAVLIGSNMAVALLRNFIPSKVRIPAFIVLIATFVTVVDLLMNAFSHNLHKSLGLFIPLIVVNCIILGRAEAFASRNTVLYSMIDGLGMGLGFTLALTTLGSIREILGNGTLFGMVLFGKGYLPMIVMILPPGAFLMLGFMMAAMNWMEDRLKIR